One Streptomyces sp. B21-105 genomic region harbors:
- a CDS encoding M20/M25/M40 family metallo-hydrolase, whose translation MADARALDEVVRFTSDLIRFDTANRGGGDCRERPAAEYAAALLAEAGVEPTLLERTPGRTNVVARFEGSDPRADALLVHGHLDVVPAEAAEWSVHPFSGEVRDGVVWGRGAVDMKNMDAMILAVLRAWSRQGVRPRRDLVVVFTADEEASAVDGSGFLADRHPGLFEGCTEAIGESGAFTFHDGAGRQIYPVAAGERGTGWLKLTAHGRAGHGSKVNRENAVTRLAAAVTRIGEHAWPLRLTPTVRAALTELAALYGIETDLSDVDALLEKLGPAAALVEATVRNSANPTMLDAGYKLNVIPGTAVGYVDGRYLPGGEEEFRATLDALTGPDVDWEFAHREVALQAPVDAPLFAQMRAAVQEFAPEGHVVPYCMSGGTDAKQFSRLGITGYGFAPLRLPPGLDYQALFHGVDERVPVEALHFGVRVLDRLLRTA comes from the coding sequence ATGGCTGACGCCCGCGCGCTGGACGAGGTCGTCCGGTTCACCTCCGACCTCATCCGCTTCGACACCGCCAACCGGGGCGGCGGCGACTGCCGGGAACGGCCCGCCGCCGAGTACGCGGCCGCGCTGCTCGCCGAGGCGGGCGTCGAGCCGACGCTGCTCGAACGCACGCCGGGCCGCACCAACGTGGTGGCCCGGTTCGAGGGCTCCGATCCCCGCGCGGACGCCCTGCTCGTCCACGGCCACCTGGACGTCGTCCCGGCCGAGGCCGCCGAGTGGAGCGTGCACCCCTTCTCCGGCGAGGTGCGCGACGGCGTCGTGTGGGGCCGCGGCGCGGTCGACATGAAGAACATGGACGCGATGATCCTCGCCGTGCTGCGGGCCTGGTCCCGGCAGGGCGTACGGCCCCGGCGCGACCTGGTCGTCGTGTTCACCGCCGACGAGGAGGCCAGCGCCGTGGACGGCTCCGGGTTTCTCGCCGACCGGCATCCGGGGCTGTTCGAGGGCTGCACCGAGGCCATCGGCGAATCCGGGGCGTTCACCTTCCACGACGGCGCCGGACGCCAGATCTACCCCGTCGCCGCGGGCGAACGCGGCACCGGCTGGCTGAAGCTCACCGCGCACGGGCGCGCCGGACACGGCTCCAAGGTCAACCGGGAGAACGCGGTGACCCGGCTGGCCGCGGCCGTCACCCGGATCGGCGAGCACGCGTGGCCGCTGCGGCTCACCCCCACCGTGCGCGCCGCACTCACCGAACTCGCCGCGCTGTACGGCATCGAGACCGACCTGAGCGACGTCGACGCCCTGCTGGAGAAGCTCGGGCCCGCCGCCGCCCTCGTCGAGGCCACCGTGCGCAACAGCGCCAACCCGACGATGCTGGACGCCGGTTACAAGCTCAACGTGATCCCGGGAACTGCCGTCGGATACGTCGACGGACGGTATCTCCCCGGCGGCGAGGAGGAGTTCCGGGCGACGCTCGACGCACTCACCGGGCCCGACGTCGACTGGGAGTTCGCGCACCGCGAAGTCGCCCTCCAGGCACCGGTGGACGCGCCGCTCTTCGCTCAAATGCGGGCAGCGGTCCAGGAGTTCGCGCCCGAGGGGCATGTGGTGCCGTACTGCATGTCCGGCGGCACGGACGCCAAGCAGTTCTCGCGGCTCGGCATCACCGGCTACGGCTTCGCCCCGCTGAGGCTGCCCCCCGGCCTCGACTACCAGGCCCTCTTCCACGGGGTCGACGAACGGGTCCCCGTCGAAGCGCTGCACTTCGGCGTCCGCGTCCTCGACCGGCTCCTGCGGACGGCGTGA
- a CDS encoding S66 peptidase family protein — MKELVRPSRLAPGARVAVVAPSGPVAEERLQAGLDLLRGWDLDPVVAPHVLDRHRALPHLAGTDADRAADLQRAWCDPGVDAVLCARGGYGAQRVVDLLDWDAMRAAGPKVFVGFSDSTALHEAFAVRLGLVTLYGPVAAGIDFIKNARAQDHLRATLFAPETVRVIGAAGAGGPALAPGRARGVTLGGCLTLLATGYGTPHTRAGARGGLLLIEDVGEPPYSVDRALTQLLRTGWLDGVAGVALGSWDRCGPYEELRPVLVDRLGGLGVPVVEELGFGHCEGALTLPFGVSAVLDADAGTLTLDTPALR, encoded by the coding sequence GTGAAGGAACTCGTCAGGCCCTCCCGGCTCGCTCCCGGCGCCAGGGTCGCGGTCGTCGCCCCCAGCGGGCCGGTCGCGGAGGAACGGCTGCAGGCCGGCCTCGACCTGCTGCGCGGCTGGGACCTCGACCCGGTGGTCGCCCCGCACGTGCTGGACCGGCACCGCGCGCTGCCCCATCTGGCGGGCACGGACGCCGACCGGGCCGCCGACCTCCAGCGGGCCTGGTGCGACCCCGGCGTCGACGCGGTGCTGTGCGCACGCGGCGGTTACGGCGCCCAGCGCGTCGTCGACCTGCTCGACTGGGACGCCATGCGGGCCGCCGGCCCGAAGGTGTTCGTCGGCTTCAGCGACAGCACCGCCCTGCACGAGGCGTTCGCCGTCCGGCTGGGCCTGGTCACGCTGTACGGGCCGGTGGCCGCGGGCATCGACTTCATCAAGAACGCCCGGGCCCAGGACCATCTGCGGGCCACCCTGTTCGCCCCCGAGACCGTCCGGGTCATCGGCGCCGCCGGTGCCGGGGGCCCCGCGCTCGCCCCGGGCCGGGCGCGCGGCGTCACCCTGGGCGGCTGCCTGACGCTGCTCGCCACCGGGTACGGCACCCCGCACACCCGGGCCGGCGCCCGCGGCGGGCTGCTCCTGATCGAGGACGTGGGCGAGCCGCCGTACAGCGTCGACCGGGCCCTCACCCAGCTTCTGCGCACCGGCTGGCTGGACGGCGTCGCGGGCGTCGCCCTCGGCTCCTGGGACCGGTGCGGGCCCTACGAGGAACTCCGGCCTGTCCTCGTCGACCGGCTCGGCGGCCTGGGCGTCCCGGTCGTCGAGGAACTCGGCTTCGGGCACTGCGAGGGAGCGCTCACCCTGCCCTTCGGCGTGAGCGCCGTGCTCGACGCCGACGCCGGCACGCTCACCCTCGACACCCCGGCCCTGCGCTGA
- a CDS encoding LapA family protein, producing MSPKTSKSARTSESRARAPMTPGRIAVLVLAVLALVFIFENTQETEIRLLVPVVTMPLWTALLATGVIGALCGSYFAYTRTRRR from the coding sequence ATGAGCCCGAAGACCTCGAAGAGCGCCAGGACCTCCGAGAGCCGCGCGAGGGCGCCGATGACGCCCGGCCGGATCGCCGTCCTGGTGCTCGCCGTCCTCGCCCTGGTCTTCATCTTCGAGAACACCCAGGAGACGGAGATCCGGCTGCTGGTCCCCGTGGTGACCATGCCGCTGTGGACGGCCCTGCTGGCCACGGGCGTCATCGGCGCGCTGTGCGGGTCGTACTTCGCGTACACCCGCACCCGGCGGAGGTGA
- a CDS encoding GNAT family N-acetyltransferase has protein sequence MPHTASRYLAEGPRVGIRHFTYDDGPEFTSRARESEDLHRPWLFPPATADAYTAYAGRLIEDPSKAGFLVCTLEDDAIAGFVNVNNIVEGAFQNGALGYGAFAHAAGRGLMREALDLVVRYAFGPLRLHRLEINVQPGNAASIALARACGFRLEGFSPEMIYIDGQWRDHERWAITAAPQTRTWTRTGTPASG, from the coding sequence ATGCCGCACACCGCATCGCGCTACCTCGCCGAGGGGCCCCGCGTGGGAATACGCCACTTCACCTACGACGACGGGCCGGAGTTCACCTCCCGCGCACGGGAGAGCGAGGACCTGCACCGTCCCTGGCTGTTCCCGCCCGCCACCGCCGACGCCTACACGGCCTATGCGGGCCGGCTCATCGAGGACCCGTCCAAGGCCGGCTTCCTCGTGTGCACCCTGGAGGACGACGCCATCGCCGGGTTCGTCAACGTCAACAACATCGTCGAGGGCGCGTTCCAGAACGGCGCGCTGGGCTACGGCGCCTTCGCGCACGCGGCCGGACGGGGCCTGATGCGCGAGGCGCTCGACCTGGTGGTGCGGTACGCGTTCGGTCCGCTGCGGCTGCACCGGCTGGAGATCAACGTGCAGCCGGGCAACGCCGCCTCGATCGCCCTCGCCCGCGCCTGCGGATTCCGGCTGGAGGGATTCTCCCCCGAGATGATCTACATCGACGGCCAGTGGCGCGACCACGAGCGGTGGGCGATCACCGCCGCGCCACAGACCCGGACCTGGACGCGGACCGGGACCCCGGCTTCCGGTTGA
- a CDS encoding DUF6204 family protein, translating into MSEQHTYRVIVRGTWDGLREEGRARLLAGAADHGLTSMRFTEEGTLTYETSPLKHFSMRYAVVSDAADGDEMAGALAEERAETTLRELGYGFTGLRSTVTDLDTMKINRKPGSRSASRSGSVARR; encoded by the coding sequence GTGAGTGAGCAGCACACCTACCGGGTGATCGTCCGGGGCACGTGGGACGGTCTGCGCGAGGAGGGCCGCGCGCGGCTGCTCGCCGGGGCCGCCGACCACGGGCTGACGAGCATGCGGTTCACCGAGGAGGGCACGCTGACGTACGAGACGTCGCCGCTGAAGCACTTCTCGATGCGCTATGCGGTGGTGTCCGACGCGGCGGACGGCGACGAGATGGCGGGCGCGCTCGCCGAGGAGCGCGCCGAGACGACGCTGCGGGAACTCGGGTACGGCTTCACCGGCCTGAGGTCGACGGTCACGGACCTCGACACCATGAAGATCAACCGGAAGCCGGGGTCCCGGTCCGCGTCCAGGTCCGGGTCTGTGGCGCGGCGGTGA
- a CDS encoding TIGR03557 family F420-dependent LLM class oxidoreductase yields MPEYGYFLACEEFAPADLVEQARMAEQAGFSALWISDHYHPWNDAQGQSPFVWSVIGALSEAVSLPVETAVTCPTVRMHPAVVAQAAATAAVMTNGRFRLGVGSGEALNEHILGDAWPPANVRLEMLEEAVQVMRRLFTGEEVSHYGTHYTVENARLYTVPDEPVPIDVSGFGPKATSLAARVGDGFITMMPDEPMVEQFRKGGGGTGLVSGGVKVCYGTDRAEAVRTVRRLWSNQLLPGEMGQILPTPSHFEQLEPLVSEETVGDNTVCGDDPDEHLAALTAFSDAGFDRVYVGQIGPDQRGFFDFYRTKVLPRLP; encoded by the coding sequence ATGCCCGAGTACGGCTACTTCCTGGCCTGCGAGGAGTTCGCTCCCGCGGACCTCGTCGAGCAGGCGCGCATGGCCGAGCAGGCCGGCTTCTCCGCGCTGTGGATCTCCGACCACTACCACCCGTGGAACGACGCGCAGGGCCAGAGCCCGTTCGTCTGGTCGGTGATCGGCGCGCTGTCGGAGGCGGTGTCGCTGCCGGTCGAGACGGCGGTGACCTGTCCGACGGTCCGGATGCATCCGGCGGTGGTGGCACAGGCCGCCGCGACGGCCGCGGTGATGACGAACGGCCGTTTCCGGCTCGGCGTCGGCTCGGGCGAGGCGCTGAACGAGCACATCCTCGGCGACGCCTGGCCGCCCGCGAACGTGCGGCTGGAGATGCTGGAGGAGGCCGTCCAGGTGATGCGCCGGCTGTTCACCGGCGAGGAGGTCAGCCACTACGGCACCCACTACACGGTGGAGAACGCCCGCCTGTACACGGTCCCCGACGAGCCGGTCCCCATCGACGTCTCCGGGTTCGGCCCGAAGGCGACCTCCCTCGCGGCCCGGGTGGGCGACGGCTTCATCACGATGATGCCGGACGAGCCGATGGTCGAGCAGTTCCGCAAGGGCGGCGGCGGCACGGGGCTCGTCAGCGGCGGTGTGAAGGTCTGCTACGGAACGGATCGCGCCGAGGCCGTCCGCACGGTGCGCCGGCTGTGGTCGAACCAGCTGCTGCCCGGCGAGATGGGCCAGATCCTGCCCACACCGAGCCACTTCGAGCAGCTGGAGCCGCTGGTCAGCGAGGAGACGGTCGGCGACAACACGGTGTGCGGCGACGACCCCGACGAGCACCTCGCGGCCCTCACGGCCTTCTCAGATGCCGGCTTCGACCGCGTTTACGTCGGCCAGATCGGCCCCGACCAGCGCGGCTTCTTCGACTTCTACCGCACCAAGGTGCTCCCGCGGCTGCCGTGA
- a CDS encoding transketolase, which translates to MDTAELVELGQQLRVDSVRASAAAGSGHPTSSMSAADLMAVLIAHHLRYDFDRPAHPGNDRFVLSKGHASPLLYSAYKAAGAVDDEELLTFRRLGSRLEGHPTPQRLPWVETATGSLGQGLPVGVGIALAGKRLEHTGYRVWVLCGDSELAEGSVWEAAEHAGHEHLDNLTAIVDVNRLGQRGPTRHGHDLDAYARRFQAFGWHTVEIDGHDVDAIDRAYGEALSTSGQPTVILARTLKGKGVAEVEDREGLHGKPLPDADEAIEELGGVRDLRVRVPEPPDAPLLHSVPSGQPDLPRWEKGEEAATRDAFGKALAALGAAREDVVALDGEVGDSTRAEAFAKEHPGRFFECYIAEQQLVAAAVGLSARGWTPYASTFAAFLSRAHDFIRMAAVSGAGVNLVGSHAGVAIGQDGPSQMGLEDLAMLRAVHGSTVLYPCDANQTARLVATMADLDGVRYLRTSRGAAPVLYGPDEEFPVGGSKVLRSSGRDRLTIVAAGVTVHEALKAAEALDGEGIAVRVVDLYCVKPVDRATLRRAAEETGCLLTVEDHHAEGGLGDAVLDAFLDGRPVPRLVRLAVRTMPGSASPAEQLHAAGIDAESIAASARLLVEQAITP; encoded by the coding sequence ATGGACACCGCCGAACTCGTCGAACTCGGACAGCAGTTGAGGGTGGACAGCGTGCGCGCGTCCGCCGCCGCCGGGTCCGGGCACCCGACGTCCTCGATGTCGGCCGCGGACCTGATGGCCGTCCTGATCGCCCACCACCTCCGCTACGACTTCGACCGCCCGGCCCACCCCGGCAACGACCGCTTCGTCCTTTCCAAGGGCCACGCCTCCCCGCTGCTGTACTCCGCCTACAAGGCCGCCGGCGCAGTCGACGACGAGGAACTGCTGACCTTCCGCAGGCTCGGCAGCCGGCTCGAGGGGCACCCCACCCCGCAGCGGCTGCCATGGGTGGAGACGGCCACCGGATCGCTCGGCCAGGGCCTGCCGGTGGGCGTCGGCATCGCGCTGGCCGGGAAACGGCTGGAGCACACCGGGTACCGCGTCTGGGTGCTGTGCGGGGACAGCGAGCTCGCCGAGGGCTCGGTGTGGGAGGCAGCCGAGCACGCGGGCCACGAGCACCTGGACAACCTCACCGCGATCGTCGACGTGAACCGGCTCGGCCAGCGCGGCCCCACCCGCCACGGCCACGACCTGGACGCCTACGCCCGCCGCTTCCAGGCCTTCGGCTGGCACACGGTCGAGATCGACGGGCACGACGTGGACGCGATCGACCGCGCGTACGGCGAGGCGCTCTCCACCAGCGGGCAGCCCACCGTGATCCTCGCGCGCACCCTCAAGGGCAAGGGCGTGGCCGAGGTCGAGGACCGTGAGGGCCTGCACGGCAAACCGCTGCCGGACGCCGACGAGGCGATCGAGGAGCTCGGCGGCGTCCGCGACCTGCGGGTGCGCGTGCCCGAGCCGCCCGACGCCCCGTTGCTGCACTCCGTTCCCTCCGGACAGCCGGACCTGCCCCGCTGGGAGAAGGGCGAGGAGGCGGCGACGCGGGATGCCTTCGGCAAGGCCCTCGCCGCTCTCGGCGCCGCCCGCGAGGACGTCGTCGCCCTCGACGGCGAGGTCGGCGACTCCACCCGTGCCGAGGCCTTCGCCAAGGAGCACCCCGGCCGCTTCTTCGAGTGCTACATCGCCGAACAGCAGCTGGTCGCCGCCGCGGTCGGCCTCTCGGCGCGCGGCTGGACGCCGTACGCCTCCACGTTCGCGGCCTTCCTGAGCCGCGCCCACGACTTCATCCGCATGGCGGCCGTCAGCGGCGCCGGCGTCAACCTGGTCGGCTCCCACGCGGGGGTCGCCATCGGGCAGGACGGCCCCTCGCAGATGGGCCTGGAGGACCTGGCGATGCTGCGGGCGGTGCATGGTTCGACCGTGCTGTACCCGTGCGACGCCAACCAGACCGCCCGGCTCGTCGCCACCATGGCGGACCTGGACGGCGTCCGCTACCTGCGCACCTCGCGCGGCGCCGCGCCGGTGCTCTACGGGCCGGACGAGGAGTTCCCGGTCGGCGGCAGCAAGGTGCTGCGCTCCTCGGGCCGGGACCGGCTGACGATCGTCGCGGCAGGCGTCACCGTGCACGAGGCGCTGAAGGCCGCCGAGGCGCTCGACGGCGAGGGCATCGCGGTCCGGGTCGTCGACCTGTACTGCGTCAAGCCCGTCGACCGGGCCACGCTGCGGCGGGCCGCCGAGGAGACCGGCTGCCTGCTGACCGTGGAGGACCACCATGCGGAGGGCGGCCTCGGGGACGCGGTCCTCGACGCCTTCCTCGACGGCCGCCCGGTGCCCCGCCTGGTGCGTCTCGCCGTCCGGACGATGCCCGGTTCGGCGAGCCCGGCGGAGCAGCTGCACGCCGCCGGCATCGACGCCGAGTCGATCGCCGCGTCCGCACGGCT